A stretch of DNA from Glycine max cultivar Williams 82 chromosome 18, Glycine_max_v4.0, whole genome shotgun sequence:
CATGATAAAACCCTGACTAATATTGCTTGCCCATTGATTAAGATGAGTTGAGAAATGTTTCTCAAAATGTCTTAGCCAAGTCCAAGTCCAAAAAACAGCTTCATCAAACAATCTGTTAGCATCAAattttgcatttgaaaacataactctgtttctggttttccaaataGCCCAAGTTACCGCCATCCACCAATATCGCCATCTGTTACTCCTTAATCCTGCTGCCTGGATAGATATATGTTGTAGAAAATTCTGTTTCGGCCCAAGAGGAAAGGCAGTTTGTAAGTTCAGCCACGACATCGATTCCCACAAAATTGGTTGGATAAAGACGCAGTGGAAGAACAAGTGAGATGCCTCCTCTACAGCTTCTCTGCAGAAAGGACATCGCAGATCCTGCAATTGCACTTGTCTCCTATGTAGATTCATCCTTGTTGGTAGTCTGTCTTCTATTAGCCTCCAagcaaaaatagaaattttgcTAGGAATTTTAATCCTCCATAGTTCCTTACACCAGTCCTGATGCTGACCCCCTTTAGAAGCTTCCAAAATCAGATTGTATGCACTACGGGTGGaatattttcttgtttgatCACCTAACCATTCCCATTCATCCAATCCTTGCTGCTGAATGTGTATACCTTCaatatcctttaaaaaattgactgctgactcaatttcattttcaaacagCGATCTTCTCCATAGAAATTGCCATTCCCAGCCTGACTGCATGTGCTGTCCCATGTGTCTGATGATTTGGTTTTGTTGTGTAGATATTTGGTACAATCTAGGATACCTCTCAGCTAGAGGTTGCTGCTGCTGATTCCATTTATCTTCCCAAAGCCTGACCTTATCACCTCCTACAATTTTCCACCTCATGTTGCTGTGAACTATGTCTCCATGCTGTGCTGAATTAACAGTTTGTTTTAAATCTTTCCACCATATAGATTGATGCCcttcccttccttcttcatacAAGCTCCTCCAACCCCCATACTTTGACTCCAACACCCTAGACCAGATTTCTCCCTTCTCTTGCATATAATTCCATTTCCATTTGGCAAGCAAAGCAAGATTAAAGCTATCAATATCTTTAATCCCCAGCCCACCTTTGTCCTTTGGCATACAAACTTGGTCCCATTTAATCCATGCTATTCTTTTTTGCTCTAGTCCTCAACCCCACAAAAATCTGCGCTGTATCCTTTTGAGCCTTTCCTCCACTGTTTTTGGGATCCTTCAATGAAAGCAAATTGTGTTTCCTCAATTATTGCTGGCAGCACTCATCTAATTCTGTTTGCAAGCACCTTGGCCACTATCTTGTACATGCACCCAATTAAGGATATGGGTCTATATTCTCCCAAATGTTGTGGGTTTGAAATCTTGGGAATGAGAGCTATAAAAGAAGCATTACAGCCTCGGGGAATAGCACAATTAGCATGGAACTCATGAATATATCGAAATATATCATGCTTCAAAGTATCCCAAAACTACTTTATGAATCTGAAATTAATACCATCAGGACCTGGGCTCTTTTCATTGCCACAATCCCAGACAGCATTCTGAATTTCAGATTCCTGAAATGGTGTCACAAGCATGGAATTCTGCTGATGGTCTAAGGATTTGAAGCTGATGCCATCAATTCGAGGTCTCTGAAAATCTGCTTCATGAAATCTGTTGGAGAAGAAGGTTCTGATTTCTTCCTTCACCTTATTAGGTTCATCTGTCCAAACACCTTCAATGAGAAGTCCTTTGAtgctatttctatttctatttgcaTTCACCCTGACATGGAAAAATCTTGTGTTGCAGTCTCCTTCCTTTAGCCATCTTGTTCTTGATTTCTGCCTTAGTAATGTTTCATGGGCTTGGGCAGCCACCCACAAATCTTCCTGCAGCTTCTTCCTTCTTGAAATTTCCAGATCAGTTATATGTATATGCAATGTGTCCTCCTCTAGTTTATTAAGCTCTACTTCCAATTGCTgaacttttttaaaagtatcCCCATATTCTTCCTTGTTCCATATCTTTAATCTGCCCTTCAgccttttgattttttcttttaatacatAAGCTCCCCATCCTACAACTTGGACAGAATTCCAGCAATGATTGACTACATCTTTGAAAGACTTATCTATTAGCCAGCAATTTAGAATCCTAAAAGGTTTAGGACCCCAATCCACATTATTAGCTTTAATAAGAATAGGGCAATGATCTGAAAAATTTCTTGCTAAAGTGAACTGCACACTTTCTGGCCACGTGTCCCTCCATTCAGGGGATATTAATGCCCTGTCTAATCTGCTTTTAGATTCACCATTTGGCCTAAACCAAGTGTATTGTCTACCCACATTAGGAACCTCCAATAACTTCATATCTTCAATCCATTCATTGAATTCTTGCATACTATTATCACCCACTAATCTGTCTGATTTTCCAATTCTTTCATTCGGGTTCCTTATGCAATTAAAATCCCCAAGCACACACCATATAAGGTGGTGAAGGACTGTTGGACTACTAACCAGCCTATGGGTTGGGGGGGATATGTCTTGAAGTGTAAGCTGCAGAAACTTAAAACAAAGGCTAAAATCCTGGAGCAAAGAAAAGTGTGGGGTTCAGGCCAACAAGGTGAAGATCACCCAGCAGAAGCTGAATGAATTGGAGAATTCTATCACAGCTCAACCTACTGTACATCAGGCCCAAGAACTTAAGCAGCTCCAATCTGATCTATGGGAGCAAACTTTTCTTCAAGAATCTATGCTGCGTCAAAAATCCAGGTGTAAATGGCTTAAGGAGGGAGATAGTAATTCTGCTTATTTCCATAAAATCATCAACTCAAGTAGAAGAAGGAATACTTTAAGGGGGATGCAAATTAATGGGGGCTGGGTTGACAACCCTATAGCTATTAAGGAAGCTGTTCTTCAGCATTTTAAAAGCAGATTTGCAGATCCGTGTTTGTCTGGCCCCAATTTAGATGGAGTATCTTTCAAGGCTTTGACTATTCTCCAAAGCGAGAGGCTGGTGGAACCTTTTAAGTAGGAGGAGATTACTAAAGCAGTGTGGGCCTGTGGTAGCGATAAAAGCCCAAGGCCCGATGGGCTAAATTTCTGCTTTATCAAACATTTCTGGAAGGATCTGAAACCTGACTTTCTCAGGTTTTTTTTCAGAATTCTATGTTAACGCATCTATTCCCAAGGGCCTCAATTCATCATTCATCGCCCTCATTCCTAAGACCAAAGACCCTCAACTCATTACTGATTTTAGACCTATATCCTTAATAGGATGTGTCTACAAAATCATTGCTAAAGTCCTAGCAAATAGGCTTAGCAAGGTTATGAATCACCTTATAGATGAAAGGAAATCAGCCTTTGGTAAGGGCAGACAACTACTTCATTCAGTTCTAATTGCCAATGAGGTTGTGGAGGAGGCTAGGAGAGGCAGGAGACCTTGCTTGCTGTTTAAAGCTGAtttcaaaaaagcatatgaCTCTGTGTCTTGGGGCTTCCTTTTTTATATGCTGAAAAGAATGGGATTTCAAGAAAAGTGGATAAGCTGGATTAAGGAGTGTTTATCATCAGCTTCCATTTCCATCTTAGTGAATGGAAGTCCTACTGATGAATTTAAACCTCAAAGAGGTTTGAGACAAGGAGACCCCTTGGCACCTTTCCTCTTTAATCTAGTAGCTGAAGGGTTGTCGGGTATGATGAGAGAAGCTGTAGCCAAAAACCTCTATCACAGCTTCTTGGTGGGGAAGGAAAAGATTCCAGTTAACATGCTTCAATTTGCGGATGACACTATCTTCTTTGGGGAACCTTCTATGGACAACGTCACTCTTATTAAGGCTATGCTCAGAAGTTATGAGATGGTATCTGGCCTTAGAATTAACTTTGCTAAAAGTCTTTTTGGTGCTATTGGCCAATCTCAGAATTGGTGTAGGTCTGCAGCAACTCTCCTGAACTGTGGATATTTACAGCTTCCTTTCACCTATTTGGGGATGCCCATAGGTGCTAACCCGAGAAGGAGCTCTATGTGGGAGCCTATTTTTAGAAAGTTTGAGGCCAAACTGAACATTTGGAATCAGAGGAAAGTCTCTATGGCAGGCAGAATCACTTTAATAAATTCTGTCTTGACAGCCTTGCCTCTGTTTTACTTGTCatttgtcacaacctacccttcggcgggagggcgacgcgtgactcgcgggatgcgtgttccacgaaaggaatacgtgcggagtcgccaccaacgtttatttgaggaaaacgtcggaaaaaccggaaaagacgcgatctacgaacttttaagtgaaaggttcgggagttgtatttacgcacggggaaggtattagcaccccacacgtccgtcccaagggacggcagcctttaatcgaatgtgcaaacatgactttgattttttatgttcccttttatgtctctatatcctttataccctttttatatttttctcttttggtggtcgacaagggtgtttccctttgctcctacgtattcctcaatttgcgatgaggaaatcagacctatgtagttctttcttatcaagttattcttttttacttaagaggtgatcattttaaggcgttggaccttgaaaatgatccattttacttagtaagaaatttaaatgacaaacttcaaaaacctatttttgtggacgagcttgactaggcgagttgattttagccttagtttcactttagttattagtcaattcgattaagaatgagaaatcccaaagagaaaacgtccgattgattttccgctttattttactaagaaagatgtttttttattattatattattttttacctcttttttgatttccaacgtggttatggcacgaccgaacggtcggaattctttttaaccgaagttaacggataatacaattcaaacgatcggtggaaatttattttatttttaggttaagtgagaaatgacttaaataaaatggcttaagcacgtcaagagggggtataaaaagtaaatgaaaagagaatagaaatacacaaaacacaatgtggaccaccgtgggtacatagaatgaatcgaaaagcttggttcgaggtacttacccgttgaagatcgaagaacgatgaagaacgaatgaagaacgtcgaagaacggttgaaacctttgcgaaattcttcacggaaaacgttacagaaacgttttggaagcgcctcggcttagattttcttcacggaaacaatttttccaagcaaactcgaaaaagagagaagtgcctaaggggctgaaccctttttcacttcacttctccccctatttatagaaaattgggggagaagcttgccacccagctcgcccaggcgagcagggttgcttcctccagaacccaagtgggcctggttgctatttgcacccccatttttactaagtacaccccatctgctttttttttggtgattcttttttcgtaaagttacggaaacttacgaatttcgtaacgatacttgttttctttccgtaatgttacggaaccttgcggattacataatcatcccctttttgacttacagaatgttatggaacctcactaattatgcaacgatgcttccatttgatttccggtgtgtcacggaaccttacggattgtgcatcaatattttcttttgtttttcagcatgtcccggaatttcacaaattgcctaatgatgggtgccaagcaccttacaaggaccaaacaaaggtcgaatgtcatcaagcaaaggtccccggacgaaattagggtatgacatcatTTTTCAGGGCCCCTTCAGCAGTGATAAAAAGACTAACTTCCATTCAAAGAAACTTCCTGTGGGGAGGAGGAGCAGAGGGGAAAAAAATCGCTTGGGTGGCATGGGATCAAGTCTGTGTTCCTAGAGATAAAGGAGGATTGGGCATTAAAgctatcaaggactttaataGAGCACTCCTCATCAAATGGAAGTGGCAATTGTTTCAGCAAACAGACCAATTCTGGAATAGGATTCTCCTTTCCAAGTATAAAGGGTGGAGAGGACTGGAAGAGGCTTCTCACAAACAACACCACTCCTTTTGGTGGTCTGATTTGAAATCTGTTATGCTTCACAGTAGCATGGCTGGGGTCCTAAACCAGTTCCAGTGGAGATTGGGCAGGGGTGACCAAATTCTATTTTGGGAAGATTCTTGGTTAAGTGATGGAAGAACCCTTCGAGACAATTATCCAGACCTTTACCAAATAACTTCTGACAAGTCTCAGCTAGTGGGAAATATGGGCTTCTTTGGAGAAGAAGGTTGGCAGTGGCAATTCTCTTGGAGGAGGAACTTGTTTGACAATGAATTGGGAAGTGCATTAGAGTTTATTGATCAGGTTTCAGCTCTAAGCCCTACTGCAGATACGAAGGACTACTGGGTGTGGGGTGCAGACCCAAAAGGAACCTTCACCACATCCACTGTGTATCTTTGTATTAAAGGTGACCAACCATCACCATTCTCAAATCATGACTTTAATCAGCTGTGGGATGTAAAAGCTCCTCCGAgggccttgaccttggtctggAGACTTCTTTGGCATAGGTTACCGACTAAGGAAAATCTGCTTAGAAGGCAAGTTCCTCTTGATAATGATCTCTGCACCTTCTGTCAAAACCAAGTGGAATCGGCTTCTCATCTCTTCTTCACATGCATAAAAATTATGCCACTATGGTGGGAATTTAACTCTTGGGTCAAGGAAGCAAGAGTCTTGCACTGTAGGCCTGTGGACAACTTCACTCAGCATTTCTCTATGGCTGCTTCTAAGGCTACTAACAGAAAGTGGAAGATTTGGTGGATAGCAGCAATAGTTTCTATTTGGTATTATAGGAAcgacatgatttttaataatcaacAGCTTTCTATTTCAAAGCTGGTGGATAATGCTATTTTTAGAACTTGGTCTTGGTTGAGGGGATGGGAAAAGGGCTTTGTTGTTCCGTTTCAACAATGGTCCTCATCCATGTCTTTTGCCTTCACCTAGTAAGGGAAGGGTGGCTGGATCTTGTAATGTTTCTTGCTAGGGAGGATTTTGTAGGCTTTATTTTTTAGCCTAAGCCTATGGCTTTCTTTTGTATCTttgtagtacctctggtactattcttatataatatatgatatttttggccgttcaaaaaaaaaaacacaccatAGTCTTACTTGAGAGGCTTGTTTCAGCTGTTTTACAGAATCCCACAATAGTCTCTTGTTATTTATATCACAGGGAGAGTATATTGTCACAATGCAGATTTTCATGTCTTCTCTGTTGCAAACTCCTTCCAAGAGAATGAAACCATTTCCAGTGACCTTGTTTTGTAACTTGAAAACTGATTCAGTCCACATGCATAAGATGCCACCAGCTGAATTGATTGCAGGTTGCATCTCCCACTTAACTTCATCACTACCCCATATAGCCTggcataatgttctatcaatgCTATCTTTCTTAGTCTCCTGCAGACATAGcatttgaatattttctttgttgattAATCTCCTTATGGCAGCCCATTTTACTCCCTTCCCCAAACCTCTAACATTGTAAGAGGCTATATTCATGGGTCCCTATCATTATCTCCCAACCTCTCAGCTTCCAATCTATCTCTGGTTTCCATACTGCTTAATTTTTGTAGAATTTCCCTGTGGTGGACATCCTGATTGTTTCCAGTGGTCACTCCTAATTGTTGGATCATTTTCCACATTTTCAGAGCTTCCTAGGTCTGAATAGAGCCTGCACTTGTCTCCTGTTCTTGATCTGAGTTGATGTCTCCACTTGTCTCCCTCTAGATTTCTGCCTTAATAAAGATTCATAAGTTATTGAGGCCTCCCACAATTCTTGTTGTAATTCTCTCTTAGCCTTTATCTCATCATCAGATAGGCTTCTATTAGATGCTAAATCCTCTACTTCATTGAGCTTCTTCTGAATTTTGTGGATCCCCTTATCATTTATGAATTGTGTAGTGTGCAAATGAAACAACTACTAGTACTATTGTAGACAAGTTTCCTTCTCCATTACTCACGAAAAAAGCTAAACCCATTATCATTATTATGGTTCTTCTCTATTTGAATACTGGACAGCCCTCATATTGttgataaaaggctttaaatacactgtGGCTAATTTCTGTATGGTTTTTTTAGGGTTATCATTTACTACTACTAATTGGCGTTGCTGTGGAAGCGCTTTGATTATATCTTTGAAGCCTCGAACTCAGgtatttatatgtttgattcgaaaactaatttgaaattgttgttgtatgcattactggtatatttgtaacttatgttatgcctgtctacatgacctttctttcaaTTGGACTGATATGTTCATGCCTTctgtatatatatgttgtgactgccattgcCGTTCTCTCTGTcttctattatgtttttttttttatcagcaaaattataatttgtattaataactGTGAGTACCAAAGGTACTAAATATACAAGTTAGAAACCAGCAGACTAGCAGAACCATAGGTCCTACGAATCAGGTGCCAATCTAAATAGAATACAATAACCCTGCACTGCTACCCTAATCAAAAAATGTTGTTGATAAATTACTAGACCAATAGTTGTAGGGCTGGGCAAAGCCTTTCTCCAGCTATCTTCTCCGTAAATTCCCTTTAGTTGGGATTCTATCTTTGATCAATCGGCaagcaaatgtttttttttatcagcaaagataaatatattatattgaaataaagtaccagaggtactaattaCAAAGGTATGGACTATTATATGTAGTACATAAGTAGTCTAATAGGTCTACTTGTGTAGTGTACAAGTATTTCTGAAACTATGTGCACTCCCTCTACAAAATCAAAAAGCCTTGTCTAATATTACTTGACCACTGATTATAGTGGACTGTGAAGTCCTTCTCAAATTGTCTAAGCCAAGTCCAAATTATAAAGATAGCATCTTCAAAAAGCCGATTAGTATCAAATTCTGCATTTGCAAACAAAATTCTGTTTTTGAGCTTCCATATAGCCCAAATGTCAATTTGTTGTTGCTGTATGCTTTGTCCTTGTACCTCCCTATGGAAACTGATGGCAGTATCAATTTCATTGTCAAAAAGCAGTCTTCTCCATGAAAAATTCCATTCCCAGCCCGTGTCATTTTGAGTTCCCATCTGCCTAATGGTGTGATTCTGCTGTGAGGATATAATAAATAGCCTGGGGTACCTTTCTGCTAGCGACTCTTCTTGATTAATCCACTTATCTGTCCAGAATCTAACTTTCTCTCCATCCCCCACCTTCCACCTcatgttattttgaataaccAGTCCCTATTGAGATTGATTGAAAGCTTGTTTTACATCCCTCCACcaaacacattgttttgctgAATTTCCTGTTTCTTCAAGGTTCCTCCATCCACCATATTTGGAATTCAAAACTCTGGTCCACAGCTCACCATTTTGTTGCATTAATAGCCCCTATAGGTATGCCAAGATACACAAAAAGAAGAGTTAAGCAGCTGCAGTTCAAGTACTTTGTTGCATCATGCTTCCATTGATCAGAAATCCCGAAAGCTCCGAATCTACTCTtagcaaaattgattttcaGACCCGATAGTTCAGCTTTGCTTCTAACTTCTGGACCCTTTTAACACTGCATCGCTTTGTGTGCAtcttcaacacacacacacacatacacagccacacacctacacacacacacacacacacagacagaGACACACACAACACACAGACGGTACACAACACTGGTTAGAAACACACAACCCACACCACGTAACACACACCCCGCTGTCCAGTAATACATTATTTCCGCTGGGGCTTANNNNNNNNNNNNNNNNNNNNNNNNNNNNNNNNNNNNNNNNNNNNNNNNNNNNNNNNNNNNNNNNNNNNNNNNNNNNNNNNNNNNNNNNNNNNNNNNNNNNCACGCCACACacctacacacacacacacacacacacacacacacacacacacacacacagacagaaacacacacactgatagaaacacacacacacacacacacagaaacacacacacacacacacacagaaacacacacacacacacactgaaacacacacacacacacacacacagaaacacacacacacacactgaaACACACCCACATACTGCAGATGCTGCAGAATTTGTGCCTTAAATAAGCTGTAGtgcttatttttgtaaaagctaCAGTGCTCGTACAtaacttcaattaatttgaatatgCTTTGCAAATGCTGCAGAATTTCAGGCTTAACCAAATTAGGATTTTCCACTCAGAAACCATCAATTTGCAGCATGAAGACACCACTCCTTAGATTGACCAAAAGCTTGTAAAGCATTGATTTGATACTGCTTCCCTCATCATGTGGCTCATGATGTTTACAATTTAATGATCCTTTGTTACCCTGCAATGAGACACACACagatacacaaacacacacacatagagacaaacacacgcagacacaaacacaaacacacacacacacacataaagatacacacacacacacatagagtCAGGCACATATAAAGACAcagacaaagacacaaacacactgagccacagacacacacagagacccacacacaaagacacacacacagagtCATAAACACACAaatacacaaacacactcacacacatggacagacacacacacacataaagagaccaacacacacacacacacagataaagagacaaccacaaacacacacacccgcacacacacacagataaagagacacacacacacacacacacacattcacacacacataaagagacagacaaacacacaaacacactgagccacagatacacacacaaagacacacacactgagtcacagacacacacatacacaaacacacatagacagacacacacacacacacacataaagagacaaacacaaaacacacacacacacacacaactgttgatgtcgttgtatgttcttgtacgtcatgaatgttcttgtatgtcatgAATGTTGTTATACGTGCtgaatgtaatttgctatataaataactgttgttcatgctgagtggaccgtagattcccgtttgagactgaatgcaatgattcttgcggatagtttgcattagtcattatatttagtcttgaattgtccgtttggacagtttggggagacttgtatttttatgttagactcATTCGgtcaggttattattattttgattaatttgatgaaatttcagttgaatgcatttcaagttgttctctgagtgcatacttgattatcgtgaaattcgtttcaccgatgtcatgtcgtgtacttggagaccaatgcgaaatgctaccgaaatttactcaaattgttcaaaataatgctaaccatgacgtttgaggctaacataaaagacagtcttcctaaatgggatagggccacacct
This window harbors:
- the LOC102663923 gene encoding uncharacterized protein → MGWGGYVLKCKLQKLKTKAKILEQRKVWGSGQQEFYVNASIPKGLNSSFIALIPKTKDPQLITDFRPISLIGCVYKIIAKVLANRLSKVMNHLIDERKSAFGKGRQLLHSVLIANEVVEEARRGRRPCLLFKADFKKAYDSVSWGFLFYMLKRMGFQEKWISWIKECLSSASISILVNGSPTDEFKPQRGLRQGDPLAPFLFNLVAEGLSGMMREAVAKNLYHSFLVGKEKIPVNMLQFADDTIFFGEPSMDNVTLIKAMLRSYEMVSGLRINFAKSLFGAIGQSQNWCRSAATLLNCGYLQLPFTYLGMPIGANPRRSSMWEPIFRKFEAKLNIWNQRKQTDQFWNRILLSKYKGWRGLEEASHKQHHSFWWSDLKSVMLHSSMAGVLNQFQWRLGRGDQILFWEDSWLSDGRTLRDNYPDLYQITSDKSQLVGNMGFFGEEGWQWQFSWRRNLFDNELGSALEFIDQVSALSPTADTKDYWVWGADPKGTFTTSTVYLCIKGDQPSPFSNHDFNQLWDVKAPPRALTLVWRLLWHRLPTKENLLRRQVPLDNDLCTFCQNQVESASHLFFTCIKIMPLWWEFNSWVKEARVLHCRPVDNFTQHFSMAASKATNRKWKIWWIAAIVSIWYYRNDMIFNNQQLSISKLVDNAIFRTWSWLRGWEKGFVVPFQQWSSSMSFAFT